Proteins encoded together in one Anaerotignum propionicum DSM 1682 window:
- the xseB gene encoding exodeoxyribonuclease VII small subunit: MAKKKLTFEESIERLEEIVEKLEQEEVSLDEAVAFYKEGLALSGFCKEKLAVAEGEILLLRKEAGLWQEEPFQSEEQEI, encoded by the coding sequence TTGGCGAAGAAAAAGCTGACATTTGAAGAATCCATAGAACGGCTGGAAGAAATCGTGGAGAAGCTGGAGCAAGAAGAGGTTTCTTTAGACGAAGCTGTTGCTTTCTATAAGGAGGGCTTGGCTCTTTCCGGATTTTGCAAAGAGAAACTGGCTGTGGCAGAAGGGGAAATTCTTCTGTTACGCAAGGAAGCAGGTCTATGGCAAGAGGAACCTTTTCAATCAGAGGAGCAGGAGATATGA
- the xseA gene encoding exodeoxyribonuclease VII large subunit, which yields MIEPKVFSVGQINRYIKNLMENDFILSSLLVKGEISNFKAHSGGHLYFSLKDAVGAISCVMFRQDALSLPFEPENGMSVILYGHVSLYEKTGQYQLYAEMMEPIGIGSLQIAYEQLKRKLEEEGLFDEDFKREIPPYVETIAVITSPTGAAVRDIIQIAKRRDPRVKIAVFPALVQGERAAEDIVQALKLANEWGKADVIILGRGGGSIEDLWAFNEEKVARAIFASEIPVISAVGHETDFTIADFVSDLRAPTPSAAAELATQPLMQKIEFVLQLEKRLERNCMAMIEDAKRRLLYIKERPVLKRPLERVYNAQLLLDKMELAMSKATKQKLLRYSEKIGTLDTRLVASSPFSVMKRGYMIGMNEHNKAFVSVKQVELDEVIRLRLQDGHLKAKILEKAVIDLGEEKADI from the coding sequence ATGATTGAACCAAAGGTTTTTTCTGTGGGGCAAATAAATAGGTACATTAAAAACCTAATGGAGAACGACTTTATTTTGAGCAGTCTTTTGGTAAAAGGAGAAATCTCAAATTTTAAAGCCCATTCAGGTGGACACCTGTATTTCAGCCTAAAGGATGCCGTAGGGGCGATTTCTTGTGTTATGTTCCGTCAGGATGCCTTAAGTTTACCCTTTGAACCGGAAAATGGCATGAGTGTCATTTTGTATGGTCATGTTTCCCTTTACGAAAAGACAGGGCAATATCAGCTCTACGCTGAAATGATGGAGCCCATAGGCATTGGCTCTTTGCAAATTGCGTATGAGCAATTGAAGAGGAAGCTGGAAGAGGAAGGTTTGTTTGATGAGGATTTCAAACGGGAAATTCCTCCCTATGTGGAAACTATTGCTGTCATTACTTCCCCTACAGGGGCAGCAGTGAGGGATATTATACAAATTGCAAAACGACGAGACCCTAGAGTGAAGATTGCTGTTTTTCCTGCTTTGGTGCAAGGAGAAAGGGCGGCGGAGGACATTGTGCAGGCGTTAAAGCTAGCCAATGAATGGGGAAAAGCCGATGTGATTATTCTTGGTCGTGGCGGCGGTTCCATTGAGGATTTATGGGCGTTTAATGAGGAAAAGGTGGCAAGGGCAATTTTTGCTTCTGAAATCCCTGTGATTTCTGCCGTGGGGCACGAAACGGATTTTACCATTGCAGACTTTGTTTCTGATTTAAGAGCACCCACACCCTCTGCGGCGGCTGAATTAGCTACCCAGCCTTTGATGCAAAAAATAGAGTTTGTTTTACAGCTTGAAAAGCGTTTGGAAAGAAACTGTATGGCAATGATAGAGGATGCCAAGCGCAGGCTGTTATATATAAAGGAGCGCCCAGTGTTAAAACGTCCCTTGGAGCGCGTTTACAATGCACAACTTCTATTAGATAAGATGGAGTTGGCTATGTCAAAGGCGACAAAACAAAAGCTCCTGCGTTATAGTGAAAAGATAGGAACGCTTGACACAAGGTTGGTTGCATCTTCTCCCTTTTCGGTGATGAAGCGGGGCTATATGATTGGGATGAATGAACATAATAAAGCATTTGTTTCTGTAAAACAGGTTGAACTTGATGAAGTGATTCGTTTAAGGCTTCAAGATGGACATTTAAAAGCAAAGATATTGGAAAAGGCGGTGATAGATCTTGGCGAAGAAAAAGCTGACATTTGA
- the nusB gene encoding transcription antitermination factor NusB, whose product MSRRSARKNAFFLLFQMDFNQAEEYEQVKEIFFAEAEEPVEEEDKDFIVNEVEGTRAHMEEIDQIIGECAKGWNTDRMSKVDLAILRLAVYELRFSKDTPVGVAINEAVELAKKFSSDEAPGFINGILGKVVQ is encoded by the coding sequence ATGAGCCGTAGAAGTGCCAGAAAAAATGCGTTTTTCCTTTTGTTCCAGATGGATTTCAATCAGGCGGAGGAATATGAACAGGTGAAAGAAATTTTCTTTGCGGAAGCGGAAGAACCTGTGGAAGAAGAAGATAAAGACTTTATTGTAAACGAGGTTGAGGGTACAAGAGCCCATATGGAAGAAATTGACCAAATTATTGGAGAATGCGCCAAAGGCTGGAATACAGACAGAATGTCTAAGGTTGACTTAGCAATTCTCCGATTGGCAGTATATGAGCTTCGTTTTAGCAAGGATACCCCCGTGGGCGTTGCCATTAATGAAGCAGTGGAATTGGCGAAAAAATTCAGCTCTGATGAAGCACCAGGGTTTATCAATGGTATTTTGGGCAAGGTGGTACAATAA
- a CDS encoding Asp23/Gls24 family envelope stress response protein, protein MSENKVMGGQIEIADEVIGVIAVTAALEVEGVSGNAPNNALTELFGKKGQTRCLKVAKDENEVVLDMDIIVNFGTKVQVVAEEVQKKIKNAVETMTGLHVPVVNISVSGIVKEKTVKTAEEL, encoded by the coding sequence ATGTCTGAAAATAAAGTGATGGGCGGTCAAATAGAAATTGCCGATGAAGTCATTGGCGTTATTGCGGTTACTGCTGCCCTTGAAGTTGAGGGCGTTTCAGGAAATGCACCGAATAATGCTTTAACAGAGCTTTTTGGGAAAAAAGGGCAAACAAGATGTTTGAAGGTTGCCAAAGATGAGAATGAAGTTGTTCTTGATATGGATATTATTGTAAACTTTGGCACAAAGGTTCAGGTTGTGGCAGAAGAAGTGCAAAAGAAAATAAAAAATGCTGTGGAAACCATGACAGGGCTTCATGTTCCCGTTGTAAATATTAGTGTTTCGGGAATTGTAAAAGAAAAAACTGTCAAGACTGCAGAAGAACTGTAA
- a CDS encoding SpoIIIAH-like family protein has product MFVIKRNQVVVTALAVMIAAAGYLNFQDSKASQQTKTALQLTEEGDASAAIKDYDTLPDDISANEIGLDPITAEASNTTGDGAAVFVSADATLAGSQFFAEAKLDREQARAKQKDILTEMMNNENVSQSQKDKCGDSMLQLQERIEKETAAEAMIEAKGFTEAYVRIDDQTVDVVVDKATLSDSEVAQIEDIVKRKTGFKADQIRINPLKK; this is encoded by the coding sequence ATGTTTGTCATTAAAAGAAATCAGGTAGTGGTTACAGCACTGGCAGTTATGATTGCAGCGGCAGGTTATTTGAATTTTCAGGATAGTAAGGCTTCCCAGCAAACAAAAACTGCGTTACAGCTCACGGAAGAGGGGGATGCGTCTGCGGCAATTAAAGATTATGACACCCTTCCCGATGATATTTCCGCAAATGAAATTGGTTTAGACCCCATTACTGCAGAGGCTTCCAATACCACTGGAGATGGGGCGGCAGTGTTTGTAAGTGCAGATGCAACCTTGGCAGGCTCGCAATTTTTTGCTGAGGCAAAGTTAGATCGGGAGCAGGCAAGAGCAAAGCAAAAAGATATTTTGACAGAGATGATGAATAACGAAAACGTTAGCCAAAGCCAAAAAGACAAGTGTGGCGACAGTATGCTGCAATTGCAGGAAAGAATAGAAAAGGAAACTGCCGCTGAGGCAATGATTGAAGCAAAAGGCTTTACTGAGGCTTATGTGCGCATTGATGACCAAACCGTTGATGTCGTTGTAGATAAGGCAACATTGTCGGATTCGGAGGTTGCGCAAATTGAAGATATTGTAAAACGGAAAACAGGTTTTAAGGCTGACCAAATCAGAATTAATCCTTTGAAAAAGTAA
- a CDS encoding stage III sporulation protein AF, whose amino-acid sequence MMEALGAYIKTITALTIFSALACMLMPDGSFRKYVELVLGVLVLTAVISPFLRIFGTDQGHLELGLLQNQARLEKNFLSSKEYESVEQQRISAAYGQVLEDRVKEDLTKKYKDIDWVNVTFCQDFKDENYGTIESITIGCAEGNVEKIQTYAANRYGLAEEAVTVEK is encoded by the coding sequence ATGATGGAGGCCTTAGGCGCATATATAAAAACTATAACGGCTTTGACCATTTTCTCTGCGCTGGCTTGTATGCTGATGCCGGATGGCTCCTTTCGCAAGTATGTGGAACTGGTTCTTGGTGTATTGGTATTAACTGCTGTAATCAGCCCTTTTTTAAGAATTTTTGGTACAGATCAAGGGCATTTGGAGCTTGGTTTACTTCAAAATCAAGCCCGACTGGAAAAAAATTTCTTGTCAAGCAAGGAATATGAATCAGTTGAGCAACAGCGGATATCAGCGGCGTATGGTCAAGTGCTGGAGGATAGAGTCAAAGAGGATCTGACAAAAAAATATAAGGATATAGATTGGGTAAATGTTACCTTTTGTCAGGACTTCAAAGATGAAAACTATGGCACCATAGAAAGCATTACCATCGGTTGTGCCGAGGGAAATGTAGAAAAAATACAAACCTACGCCGCCAATAGGTATGGATTGGCAGAGGAAGCAGTAACAGTGGAAAAATGA
- a CDS encoding stage III sporulation protein AE → MKRIFIVFLLFLALLPSPVYAEDLLENQLDSLGLENVDARLDDGTSFASLVRDIISGDYSFSFEDLPRTIMDLAFGEFKTQGRLLTQLLLVVILSAVLKQVSGSFHGKSVGEMGFYICYMVLIVVIITSFYSISASVVDRVDSTCKVFLGMLPIFLVLSVSGGNFTQTALMGPTIMGGSTALSFGIRDFIVPAILLAVALEMADHISEKPILSRFAQLLRQGISWTLKGAAVLFMLLLSLQKVGGGALNGLAAKTAKIAVGSVPVVGDVMGGAIETAAAVAKTLKSGTLVGAAIFLLLLCIPLLVKLAVILLVFKVTAAASEFICEERLVDCISAAGDYTALLLGVVFLTEGMFLFSALLLLGGL, encoded by the coding sequence ATGAAAAGAATTTTTATCGTTTTTTTACTATTCCTTGCATTGTTACCTTCACCTGTGTATGCAGAGGATCTTTTGGAAAATCAATTGGACTCTTTGGGGCTGGAAAATGTGGATGCCCGATTAGATGACGGGACAAGCTTCGCCTCCCTTGTGCGGGATATTATCTCGGGTGATTACTCTTTCTCTTTTGAGGACTTACCTCGAACCATTATGGATTTGGCATTTGGAGAATTTAAAACCCAGGGGCGATTGCTAACCCAATTGTTATTGGTTGTCATATTGAGTGCTGTTTTAAAACAAGTCAGTGGTTCTTTTCATGGGAAGTCCGTGGGGGAAATGGGGTTCTACATATGTTATATGGTTTTGATTGTAGTAATCATTACTTCGTTTTACAGCATTTCTGCATCGGTAGTAGATCGAGTTGACAGTACCTGCAAGGTATTTTTAGGGATGCTTCCGATTTTTCTGGTGTTATCTGTTTCTGGGGGAAATTTTACACAGACAGCTTTAATGGGCCCTACCATTATGGGTGGCTCCACAGCCCTATCTTTTGGAATAAGAGATTTTATTGTGCCGGCAATTCTTTTGGCAGTGGCTTTAGAAATGGCAGACCATATTTCGGAGAAACCAATCCTATCCCGTTTTGCACAGTTGCTTCGTCAAGGGATTTCTTGGACTTTAAAAGGCGCAGCAGTCCTTTTTATGCTTTTGCTTTCTTTACAAAAGGTGGGTGGTGGTGCGCTAAACGGCCTTGCGGCAAAAACCGCCAAAATTGCTGTGGGCTCTGTGCCTGTTGTTGGCGATGTTATGGGTGGCGCCATAGAAACAGCGGCGGCAGTGGCGAAAACATTAAAAAGCGGAACATTGGTGGGTGCAGCCATTTTTTTGTTATTGCTGTGTATTCCACTGTTGGTCAAGCTTGCTGTCATACTATTGGTGTTTAAAGTGACGGCAGCGGCGTCAGAATTTATTTGTGAAGAACGGCTGGTGGACTGCATTAGTGCGGCGGGGGATTATACCGCTTTGTTGCTGGGAGTGGTTTTTCTTACGGAGGGAATGTTTCTTTTTTCCGCCTTACTACTTTTAGGCGGGTTATAG
- the spoIIIAD gene encoding stage III sporulation protein AD: MEMGRIIALGLVGVIFAVMLKKENPQISLMVSVVTGILIFFMICTPLSGLIGLLRDAAEKAGVSSGYFGIVLKVIGIAYLAQFGAQLCADAGEGAVAAKVELAGKILIMAASAPVLTALLELVMNLV, translated from the coding sequence ATGGAGATGGGGCGAATAATTGCACTGGGACTGGTGGGGGTGATTTTTGCGGTGATGCTGAAAAAGGAAAATCCACAAATCAGCCTTATGGTTTCAGTGGTTACCGGGATTTTGATTTTTTTTATGATTTGCACACCGTTAAGCGGACTCATTGGGCTTTTAAGAGATGCCGCAGAAAAAGCCGGCGTCAGCAGTGGATATTTCGGAATCGTACTTAAGGTAATTGGAATTGCTTATTTGGCTCAATTTGGTGCACAGCTTTGCGCTGATGCCGGAGAAGGAGCTGTGGCCGCTAAGGTTGAGCTGGCGGGGAAAATATTGATTATGGCCGCTTCTGCGCCAGTATTAACGGCTTTATTAGAGTTAGTAATGAATTTGGTTTAA
- the spoIIIAC gene encoding stage III sporulation protein AC yields the protein MEINIVFRIAAVGILVAVLNQVLIRAGREEQAMMTTLAGLVVVLFWVIQYISTLFETVQTLFQL from the coding sequence ATGGAAATCAATATTGTATTTCGTATTGCGGCAGTGGGTATTCTTGTGGCCGTATTGAATCAGGTTTTAATTCGTGCCGGCAGGGAAGAGCAGGCAATGATGACCACTTTGGCAGGGCTTGTAGTGGTTCTGTTTTGGGTAATTCAGTATATCAGCACTCTTTTTGAAACGGTACAGACGCTGTTTCAACTTTAG
- a CDS encoding stage III sporulation protein AB, whose translation MGQLGAKTIRKKGGIMLIQGIGAILILAATTLCGFAFAAKEKYRLKDLEEIERGILLMKNQISYLGTPLTELLEQISWKTEGITGLAFQEISRQMEERRGNSAEEIWEGAWLKIGKKSYLTAVDLEELVSFGRTLGFIEKEQREGSMDMLLHYLREKQEGIKKRLEKNGRLYYSMGVLSGLLLVITLL comes from the coding sequence ATGGGACAACTTGGGGCAAAAACGATACGAAAGAAGGGTGGAATCATGCTCATTCAAGGAATAGGCGCAATTTTAATTTTGGCGGCAACAACCCTTTGTGGGTTTGCCTTCGCAGCCAAAGAAAAATACAGATTGAAAGATCTTGAGGAAATTGAACGGGGAATCTTACTGATGAAAAATCAAATATCCTATTTGGGCACGCCGCTGACGGAGCTCCTTGAGCAAATCAGTTGGAAAACAGAGGGAATCACCGGTCTGGCATTTCAGGAAATATCTCGACAGATGGAAGAACGGCGGGGGAATTCTGCAGAGGAAATTTGGGAAGGCGCATGGCTTAAGATAGGAAAAAAATCCTATTTGACTGCTGTGGATTTAGAAGAGCTGGTTTCCTTTGGACGAACTCTTGGCTTTATAGAAAAGGAACAGCGTGAAGGCAGTATGGATATGCTTTTGCATTATTTACGGGAAAAACAAGAAGGAATCAAAAAGCGTTTAGAAAAAAATGGACGACTTTATTACAGCATGGGCGTGCTCAGTGGTTTATTATTGGTCATCACATTGCTGTAA
- the spoIIIAA gene encoding stage III sporulation protein AA, with protein MQKLEEIYKLLPTDVEKRLKTEVAFQDEQIQEIRLRALRPLFVKTNKKKYFLSDENGDWIITSRHIKEAVEKLGGYSLYAFEEELKQGYLTVLGGHRVGFCGRAVLEEGRVKTLRQVSSLNIRIAGEVKGCAEEWIPYLFENNRLCHTFIVSPPGCGKTTLLRDIIRCLSYGIGCKEGYNVGVVDERGELAAMKDGVPQMDIGPCTDVQENCPKGEGMLFLLRSMTPDVIAVDELGKEADFIGVEALLHAGVTLISTVHGSDMNGMLKN; from the coding sequence TTGCAAAAGCTTGAAGAAATTTATAAATTACTGCCTACCGATGTAGAAAAAAGGCTAAAAACAGAGGTAGCATTTCAGGATGAGCAGATACAAGAGATACGTCTTCGTGCCCTAAGACCCCTTTTTGTAAAAACAAATAAGAAAAAATATTTCTTATCTGATGAAAATGGGGATTGGATCATCACCAGTAGGCATATTAAGGAAGCGGTGGAAAAGTTAGGAGGTTACTCTTTATATGCTTTTGAAGAGGAGCTAAAGCAAGGATATTTAACCGTTTTAGGCGGACACCGTGTAGGATTTTGCGGCAGGGCTGTTCTGGAAGAAGGAAGGGTAAAAACCCTTCGGCAAGTCAGCAGTTTAAATATACGAATTGCTGGAGAGGTAAAAGGCTGCGCAGAGGAATGGATTCCTTATTTATTTGAAAACAACCGACTGTGTCACACGTTCATCGTATCCCCTCCGGGGTGCGGAAAAACAACCCTATTACGGGATATCATACGCTGTCTCAGCTATGGAATAGGCTGTAAAGAGGGATATAACGTGGGGGTTGTTGATGAGAGAGGCGAGCTTGCGGCAATGAAGGATGGTGTCCCTCAAATGGATATTGGACCTTGTACGGATGTGCAGGAAAATTGTCCGAAAGGAGAGGGAATGCTTTTTTTACTCAGGAGCATGACACCTGATGTGATTGCAGTGGATGAGCTTGGAAAGGAGGCGGATTTTATCGGAGTTGAGGCATTGCTTCATGCCGGAGTTACGTTAATATCCACGGTACATGGAAGCGATATGAATGGCATGTTAAAAAATTAA
- a CDS encoding LytR/AlgR family response regulator transcription factor: MFSILLGFFDAPTREYLVDFCGKCGHIEVSCASTKEEWFTLFEQHEYNCFFFSFEEDIMPVRSVIFSLRNHEQHQHTPILLFSSKIEYLVTAFVHWRSCECFLLPLDNKKKEALNSLLQYYVGMYKKMHSVERKFCQINTPKGLYNLPYSEILYIESTMKKSIIHLKNDAIHVPCPLYQIQRTLSDKNFVQTHRSFIVNLENISYVDKSKEPWGIFFFNSDKEAFVSRSHKKTILPFFPSMDDEASSNNFE; the protein is encoded by the coding sequence ATGTTTTCGATTTTGCTAGGCTTTTTTGACGCACCCACCCGAGAATATTTAGTGGATTTCTGTGGAAAATGCGGTCATATCGAAGTTTCTTGTGCTAGTACAAAAGAAGAATGGTTCACTCTTTTTGAACAACATGAATATAATTGTTTCTTTTTCAGTTTTGAAGAAGACATCATGCCCGTGCGCAGTGTCATCTTCTCATTAAGAAACCATGAGCAACATCAACACACACCGATTCTGCTTTTTTCAAGCAAAATCGAATATCTTGTAACTGCTTTTGTACATTGGCGGTCATGCGAATGTTTTTTACTGCCTTTGGACAATAAAAAGAAAGAAGCATTAAATAGTTTGTTACAATACTATGTGGGCATGTACAAAAAAATGCACTCTGTTGAACGCAAGTTTTGTCAGATTAATACCCCTAAGGGACTTTATAATCTGCCTTACAGCGAAATTCTATATATTGAAAGCACCATGAAAAAATCAATCATTCATCTTAAGAATGATGCAATTCATGTTCCATGTCCCCTTTATCAAATTCAACGAACTCTTTCTGACAAAAATTTTGTGCAGACACATCGTTCATTTATTGTTAACCTAGAGAATATTTCCTATGTTGATAAGTCAAAGGAACCTTGGGGGATATTCTTTTTTAATTCAGACAAGGAGGCCTTTGTCAGCCGAAGTCATAAGAAAACGATTTTACCTTTTTTCCCGAGTATGGATGACGAGGCATCTTCAAACAATTTTGAATGA
- a CDS encoding SGNH/GDSL hydrolase family protein, whose protein sequence is MDPFTIVAFGDSLTYGYGVLDHIAYPACLKKDFPKWRIINKGINGDTTREALERIHRDVLLFHPQIVLIFFGSNDSAMLEDYYRPLIEYEKNLRSITELVLSLQHEKEFNNGTSLPIFITPPPVVDTDFFPFTTTDRVKLYAESVQKIAKEYNCPVIDFFSELWSKKRRSL, encoded by the coding sequence ATGGATCCTTTTACCATCGTCGCTTTTGGTGACAGTCTTACTTATGGATACGGCGTTTTAGATCATATTGCTTACCCTGCGTGCCTTAAGAAAGATTTCCCCAAGTGGCGTATCATTAATAAGGGCATTAACGGGGATACCACCAGAGAAGCCTTAGAGCGCATTCACAGGGATGTGTTGTTATTTCATCCCCAAATTGTACTCATTTTTTTTGGTTCAAATGATTCCGCAATGTTGGAAGATTACTACCGCCCTTTAATAGAGTATGAAAAAAATCTGCGTTCCATTACAGAACTTGTACTTTCTTTGCAACATGAGAAAGAATTTAATAATGGAACCTCCCTGCCTATTTTCATTACACCACCTCCTGTGGTTGATACGGACTTTTTCCCATTTACTACCACAGACCGTGTAAAACTTTATGCAGAGTCCGTTCAAAAAATTGCCAAAGAATATAACTGTCCTGTAATTGACTTTTTTTCTGAGCTTTGGTCAAAAAAAAGAAGAAGCCTTTGA
- a CDS encoding N-acetylmuramoyl-L-alanine amidase family protein, with protein MPRVYLSPSLQNYNLFINGGSEEEYVNLIADAMEPYLFASGIEFTRNEPEMPLSQVIVDVNTGDYDVFFSIHTTTAPPFLTGKLQGAKVLYYSKNPYGNELAQAVVKNIKSLYPVPKKVKVLPSATQKELMQTTPPAVVVALGYNDNIDDAQWIKDNVHYLGRELSRSLAEYFGISFVEPEED; from the coding sequence ATGCCGAGAGTATATCTTAGCCCATCCTTGCAAAACTATAATCTTTTTATAAATGGCGGCAGTGAAGAGGAATATGTAAACCTAATTGCGGATGCCATGGAGCCATACCTGTTTGCTTCAGGAATAGAATTTACAAGAAACGAGCCGGAGATGCCGTTATCTCAAGTGATTGTAGATGTAAATACAGGTGACTATGATGTGTTTTTTTCCATCCATACAACCACAGCGCCTCCTTTCTTAACGGGTAAACTGCAAGGAGCAAAGGTGCTTTACTATTCCAAAAATCCTTATGGAAATGAGCTGGCTCAAGCCGTTGTGAAAAATATAAAAAGCCTTTATCCCGTTCCCAAGAAGGTGAAGGTTTTACCCTCTGCCACACAAAAGGAATTAATGCAGACAACGCCGCCGGCAGTGGTAGTGGCATTGGGATATAATGATAACATAGATGACGCGCAGTGGATTAAGGATAATGTTCACTATCTTGGAAGGGAGCTTTCTCGTTCCTTGGCAGAATATTTTGGGATTTCTTTTGTAGAACCAGAAGAGGATTAA
- a CDS encoding iron-containing alcohol dehydrogenase family protein, whose translation MDQFKFFMPAETFFGRGCILENKESFLTLGTKAMLITGRSSAKKNGAQKDVTDALDACKIPWVLFDEIGENPDVETVVKAAKMAHQEKVDFLIGIGGGSPMDAAKAIAVLAANPQADSEILFTQPDAKALTVAEIPTTAGTGSEVTQYSIMTLHEKRTKRAIIQKVFAKASFLDPKYMDELSAEITNNTAVDALTHLIESYLSVNANFFSEKIVELGLSLFKDCIPALKERVYTSEVRDKLMLASALAGVAIAQTSTSIPHCLGYFLTYEKGIPHGRANGIVTQAYLEMFPKVDKKVGQLLHCLDMNSIEDMGAFLKDVLHTSETFTVEEVAYYTERAMESPQKIATFPYPAVKEDIFKVYEKSLLS comes from the coding sequence ATGGATCAATTTAAATTTTTTATGCCTGCGGAAACTTTTTTTGGCCGCGGATGTATCCTTGAAAATAAAGAATCTTTTTTGACATTGGGCACTAAAGCAATGCTGATTACAGGACGCAGCTCTGCCAAGAAAAATGGTGCGCAAAAGGATGTTACGGATGCGTTGGATGCATGCAAGATTCCTTGGGTGTTATTTGATGAAATCGGTGAAAACCCCGATGTGGAAACCGTGGTAAAAGCAGCAAAGATGGCTCATCAGGAGAAGGTTGACTTTCTGATTGGGATTGGGGGAGGTTCTCCTATGGATGCGGCAAAGGCGATTGCTGTTTTGGCAGCAAACCCCCAAGCTGACAGTGAAATTTTATTTACTCAGCCAGATGCAAAGGCTTTGACTGTGGCGGAAATTCCAACAACAGCAGGAACAGGCTCAGAAGTAACCCAATATTCCATAATGACCCTTCATGAGAAACGTACAAAGCGGGCCATCATACAAAAGGTCTTTGCCAAGGCTTCTTTCTTAGATCCGAAATATATGGATGAGCTTTCTGCAGAAATTACAAATAACACTGCTGTGGATGCGTTAACCCATCTGATTGAAAGCTACTTATCTGTGAATGCCAACTTTTTTAGTGAAAAAATCGTTGAGCTGGGACTATCTTTATTTAAAGATTGCATACCTGCGCTTAAGGAGAGGGTATATACCTCTGAAGTGAGAGATAAGCTCATGCTGGCATCCGCTTTGGCAGGGGTTGCCATCGCCCAGACCAGTACCTCCATTCCCCATTGTCTTGGTTATTTTTTGACTTATGAAAAGGGCATTCCCCACGGGAGAGCAAATGGTATCGTGACACAGGCTTATTTAGAAATGTTCCCCAAGGTAGATAAAAAGGTGGGGCAGCTTCTGCATTGCTTGGACATGAACAGTATTGAGGATATGGGTGCATTTTTGAAGGATGTTTTGCATACTTCAGAAACATTTACCGTTGAAGAAGTGGCTTACTACACAGAGCGAGCCATGGAAAGTCCCCAGAAAATTGCAACCTTCCCATATCCTGCTGTAAAAGAAGATATTTTCAAGGTGTATGAAAAGAGTCTCCTTTCCTAA
- a CDS encoding 3'-5' exonuclease yields the protein MNYIVLDLEFNQSFPFKTGEAVAPVPECPFEIIQIGAVKLNDSFQQIDTFNALIQPKIYPRLHPFVEKITGITEEKLKAQPDFTEAFQHFASFISDKDAILCTWGTDDIKSLFRNILYYKLDTNSIPNKYLNVQKFASAFLNYEAGQAIGLKNAVTELKITVDSPFHDALFDAIYTAKVFKVVRPKELSPATFKPAALMISVPKAPRTNMAALLRHIADLTEKELTTEEKKLIKIAYFLGRAHTFDSQNSEKKKKKRTTENVEN from the coding sequence ATGAATTATATCGTTTTGGATTTAGAGTTCAATCAATCCTTTCCTTTCAAAACAGGTGAGGCAGTTGCTCCGGTGCCTGAATGTCCCTTTGAAATCATTCAAATCGGCGCTGTAAAATTAAATGATTCTTTTCAGCAAATAGATACTTTTAATGCATTGATTCAGCCTAAAATCTATCCGAGATTACATCCTTTTGTTGAAAAAATAACCGGAATCACCGAAGAAAAGTTAAAAGCCCAACCGGACTTTACCGAAGCCTTTCAGCACTTTGCCTCTTTTATCTCAGATAAGGATGCAATCCTTTGCACTTGGGGCACGGATGATATTAAATCCCTATTTCGGAATATTTTATACTATAAACTGGATACCAACAGCATACCCAATAAATATCTGAATGTACAAAAATTCGCTTCTGCATTTTTGAATTATGAAGCCGGACAAGCAATCGGACTGAAAAACGCAGTGACAGAGCTGAAAATCACCGTTGACTCACCCTTTCACGATGCTTTATTTGATGCAATATATACAGCGAAAGTTTTTAAAGTTGTGCGACCCAAAGAGCTGTCTCCCGCAACCTTTAAACCTGCAGCTCTGATGATTTCAGTGCCCAAGGCACCCCGAACAAACATGGCGGCTTTGCTACGTCATATTGCTGATTTAACGGAAAAGGAATTAACAACGGAAGAAAAAAAACTGATTAAAATTGCATATTTTCTAGGCCGTGCCCATACATTTGACAGCCAAAATTCAGAAAAAAAGAAGAAAAAACGTACAACTGAGAACGTTGAAAACTAG